The following are encoded together in the Juglans microcarpa x Juglans regia isolate MS1-56 chromosome 2D, Jm3101_v1.0, whole genome shotgun sequence genome:
- the LOC121248244 gene encoding LOW QUALITY PROTEIN: receptor-like protein kinase FERONIA (The sequence of the model RefSeq protein was modified relative to this genomic sequence to represent the inferred CDS: inserted 3 bases in 2 codons): MTHCLYFIKKPQLRKTFPLFNDPQPPGNTSPSSSLDLCCIEQTLNFTKIPPLCLLTATMRTPLLPCFAPLCLFIILLHHMTITVAGNSPYPYTPVYQILLNCGFSGNSTATADARIWIGDMNSKFLTHESQSSLTSTVKEAPNVPQVPFTDARLSRAPFTYVFPVTAGQKFVRLYFYPASYSNFDRSNALFSVKVGGFTLLSNFNASLNADAGGSGPTISREYCVNIEEDQRLNITFTPSPNVSNSYAFINGIEILSMPPNLYYTDPADDQGPHLIGQQNQYIRIQNSTSLEMVYRLNVGGKTISSADDTGMFRAWQDDFSYLKKHRILFLPFNDTIKLKFTAIARYTAPEDVYRTARTLGNFSILNLVYNLTWQFPVDSGFDYLIRLHFCEFQPEINEPSDRKFLIFIANQTTDEAADVILWSGGNGVPVYKDYAVSMRAGTEKKVNLYVAIGAEPQRWKTSYQDAILNGVEIFKVSDYNGNLAGPNPDPLPPNPPTIATSTGKKXSKGNKTTIFAAAAGGVAGFILLSILGFLILRRGKRVKDSGSSDGTSWWGPFSFTTTKSTKTRKSSLPSALSRYFSLAEIKAATNNFDDTFIIGVXGFGNVYKGFIDGGDRPVAVKRLVPGSQQGVHEFETEIELLSQLRHLHLVSLIGYCNDGMEMILVYDYMARGTLRDHLYKSNNPPLSWKQRLQICIGAARGLSYLHTGAKQTIIHRDVKTTNILLDEEWVAKVSDFGLSRTGPTGVSKAHVSTVVKGSFGYLDPEYYRRQQLTEKSDVYSFGVVLCEVLSARPPILKTAEKKQVSLAEWARQSSRNGKFDQIVDPTLKGQIATECLNKFGEVAVSCLHDSGVERPSMNDVVWGLEFALQLQESIEKVGKPDHVVELEINDAEKAVLPQSKSDDSNNMISSSGGQVSSIYSNSEVTMTSSGDQQSFSSTNKDSDRLVSSGAVFFEIMNPQGR, from the exons ATGACTCattgtttgtattttattaaaaaaccacAACTACGGAAGACTTTTCCACTGTTCAATGACCCACAGCCACCGGGAAACACCTCACCGTCTTCCTCGCTCGATTTGTGTTGTATAGAGCAGACTCTAAACTTTACCAAAATACCTCCTCTGTGTCTTCTTACTGCTACAATGAGGACCCCACTCCTACCATGTTTTGCCCCTCTCTGCCTTTTCATCATCTTGCTGCACCACATGACCATCACCGTCGCCGGTAACTCTCCGTATCCTTACACACCGGTCTACCAAATTCTCCTAAACTGTGGTTTCTCTGGAAATTCAACTGCAACAGCAGATGCTCGGATCTGGATTGGAGAcatgaattcaaaatttctcaCTCACGAAAGCCAGTCATCTCTTACCAGCACAGTTAAAGAAGCGCCGAACGTCCCCCAAGTGCCTTTTACCGATGCAAGGCTATCTCGAGCCCCGTTCACCTACGTATTCCCCGTCACTGCGGGCCAAAAATTCGTTCGACTATACTTTTACCCCGCTTCCTACTCCAACTTCGACCGCTCTAATGCCCTCTTCTCTGTCAAAGTTGGTGGTTTTACCCTTCTTAGCAACTTCAACGCTTCACTTAACGCAGATGCCGGCGGTTCTGGACCTACCATATCCAGAGAATACTGTGTCAATATCGAAGAAGATCAGAGGTTGAACATAACCTTCACTCCATCTCCGAACGTTTCTAATTCCTATGCTTTTATCAACGGAATCGAAATCTTGTCGATGCCTCCTAATCTCTATTACACTGATCCTGCTGACGATCAAGGGCCTCATCTTATCGGCCAGCAGAACCAGTACATCCGCATCCAGAACAGCACTTCTCTCGAGATGGTATACAGATTAAACGTTGGAGGGAAAACCATCTCATCCGCTGATGACACCGGAATGTTCCGGGCATGGCAAGACGACTTCAGTTActtaaaaaaacatagaatatTATTCTTACCTTTCAACGACACTATCAAACTGAAGTTTACCGCCATAGCCCGGTACACTGCGCCAGAAGATGTCTATCGGACTGCCCGAACCCTGGGGAACTTCTCAATTCTCAACCTGGTCTACAATCTCACCTGGCAATTCCCCGTAGATTCTGGGTTTGATTACCTCATTAGGCTGCATTTCTGCGAGTTTCAACCCGAAATTAATGAACCCTCAGACAGAAAATTCCTTATTTTCATAGCAAATCAAACCACCGATGAAGCAGCGGACGTGATTTTGTGGAGTGGTGGAAATGGTGTGCCCGTGTATAAAGACTACGCCGTTTCGATGCGTGCAGGAACCGAGAAGAAAGTGAATCTCTATGTCGCAATAGGAGCCGAACCGCAAAGGTGGAAGACTTCATACCAGGATGCAATCTTGAACGGCGTCGAAATCTTTAAAGTAAGCGACTATAACGGCAATCTTGCAGGACCCAACCCCGATCCACTTCCACCGAACCCTCCAACAATTGCCACCAGTACAGGCAAAAA CTCGAAAGGGAATAAAACAACAATATTTGCTGCCGCCGCTGGTGGAGTCGCCGGATTTATTCTTCTCTCAATTCTCGGCTTCTTGATTCTCCGGAGGGGAAAGAGAGTCAAGGACTCGGGCTCCAGTGATGGGACCTCCTGGTGGGGTCCATTTTCGTTCACTACGACCAAGTCAACAAAGACCCGCAAGTCGTCTCTACCATCCGCTCTGAGTCGATACTTTTCATTGGCGGAGATTAAAGCAGCCACCAACAACTTCGACGACACTTTCATTATTGGTG GGGGGTTTGGTAACGTTTACAAAGGCTTTATAGACGGTGGGGACCGCCCAGTGGCAGTCAAGCGATTGGTGCCAGGTTCTCAACAGGGAGTACACGAGTTCGAGACCGAGATCGAGCTGCTCTCACAACTCCGCCATCTGCATCTTGTTTCTTTGATTGGATATTGTAACGATGGTATGGAGATGATTCTCGTCTACGATTATATGGCCCGCGGAACCCTACGTGATCATCTCTACAAGTCCAATAATCCTCCTCTCTCATGGAAGCAGCGTCTTCAGATTTGTATCGGTGCAGCACGAGGTTTGAGCTACCTACATACAGGTGCGAAACAAACGATCATTCATCGTGACGTGAAAACCACAAATATCTTACTGGATGAGGAATGGGTAGCCAAGGTGTCTGATTTCGGGTTGTCCAGAACGGGACCCACCGGCGTGTCTAAGGCCCATGTTAGCACTGTCGTCAAGGGTAGCTTTGGGTATCTAGATCCCGAGTATTACAGGCGACAACAATTGACGGAGAAATCCGACGTGTATTCATTCGGAGTTGTCCTGTGTGAAGTGTTGTCTGCAAGGCCACCAATATTGAAAACTGCTGAGAAGAAGCAAGTGAGCCTTGCAGAGTGGGCCCGACAAAGCTCTCGCAATGGAAAGTTCGATCAGATTGTTGATCCAACTTTGAAGGGTCAAATTGCGACCGAGTGTTTGAATAAATTTGGTGAGGTTGCTGTGAGTTGTTTGCATGACAGTGGAGTCGAACGTCCATCGATGAATGATGTGGTGTGGGGCCTTGAGTTCGCATTGCAATTGCAAGAGAGTATTGAAAAAGTAGGCAAGCCTGATCATGTGGTTGAATTGGAGATCAATGATGCTGAGAAGGCTGTGTTGCCTCAATCCAAGAGTGATGATAGTAATAACATGATCAGTAGTAGCGGTGGGCAAGTGTCAAGTATATACAGCAATAGCGAGGTGacgatgacaagtagtggag ATCAGCAAAGTTTTAGCAGTACCAATAAGGATTCAGATAGATTGGTGTCCTCTGGAGCTGTGTTTTTTGAGATTATGAATCCTCAAGGACGGTAA